The following are from one region of the Yoonia sp. R2331 genome:
- a CDS encoding Tat pathway signal protein — protein sequence MLNRRGFLAITGAAGVARFVPVVLRERRILTLVYDKALGGMRAVEKVVFR from the coding sequence ATGTTGAACAGACGTGGTTTTTTGGCAATCACCGGCGCTGCTGGCGTGGCGCGGTTTGTGCCGGTTGTGCTGCGCGAGCGGCGTATTTTGACGCTGGTTTATGACAAGGCATTGGGCGGGATGCGCGCGGTGGAGAAAGTGGTGTTTCGTTAA
- the metF gene encoding methylenetetrahydrofolate reductase [NAD(P)H], with protein MPGLSFEFFPPKSLEASFRLWDCVNTLAPLAPDFVSVTYGAGGTTRKLTHEAVSTLHKTTDLAVAAHLTCVDATREETLAIAERYADAGITDIVALRGDAPKGSDGFAAHPEGFASSVDLIAALAETGKFNIRVGAYPEKHPEAADQAADIAFLKRKIDAGATSAITQFFFEADTFFRFRDACVKAGIDAPIIPGILPVENWTGVRKFAAQCGTNIPAVVAQAFENATRDDTTDLLATALATELCDDLLTGGVDHLHFYTLNKPGLTFDVARALGIAPKYRLQNVA; from the coding sequence ATGCCCGGCCTCAGCTTTGAATTCTTCCCGCCCAAATCCCTCGAAGCCTCGTTCCGCTTGTGGGACTGCGTCAACACGCTGGCGCCATTGGCCCCTGACTTCGTCTCGGTCACCTACGGCGCGGGCGGCACCACGCGAAAGCTGACGCACGAGGCGGTCAGCACCCTGCACAAGACCACTGACCTTGCGGTTGCGGCCCACCTGACCTGCGTTGACGCAACCCGGGAAGAGACCCTGGCCATCGCCGAACGCTACGCCGATGCGGGCATCACCGACATCGTGGCCCTGCGTGGCGATGCGCCAAAGGGCAGCGATGGCTTTGCCGCCCACCCCGAGGGCTTTGCTTCTTCCGTTGATCTGATCGCGGCCTTGGCTGAAACCGGCAAATTCAACATCCGCGTGGGCGCCTACCCCGAAAAACACCCCGAGGCTGCCGATCAGGCCGCAGACATCGCATTCCTGAAGCGCAAGATCGACGCAGGTGCGACCTCGGCCATCACACAGTTCTTCTTTGAAGCGGACACATTCTTTCGGTTCCGCGATGCCTGTGTGAAAGCCGGGATCGACGCGCCGATCATCCCCGGCATCCTGCCGGTGGAAAACTGGACCGGCGTGCGCAAATTTGCTGCCCAATGCGGCACGAACATCCCTGCCGTTGTGGCCCAGGCCTTCGAGAATGCGACCCGCGACGACACCACCGACCTGTTGGCCACAGCGCTGGCGACAGAGCTCTGCGATGATCTCCTGACCGGCGGGGTTGACCATCTGCACTTCTACACGCTCAACAAACCCGGCCTCACCTTTGACGTGGCCCGTGCCCTGGGAATTGCCCCCAAGTACCGCTTGCAAAACGTCGCCTGA
- a CDS encoding pyridoxal phosphate-dependent aminotransferase, translating to MTQDPRLTPLAAALPATVPFVGPEAQERQRNQTFTARLGANENGFGPSPHALRAMQDAAQDAWMYADPENHDLRQALANAHGIAPDHIAIDAGIDTLLGLLVRLTIRPGDAVVTSAGAYPTFNYHVAGFGGKLHSVPYAGDFEDTDRLIAKARETQAKLIYIANPDNPMGSHHSAETMARMIAAVPQGCLLILDEAYVELAPDGTSPAVAPDDPRVIRLRTFSKAYGLAGARIGYALGSKPLIMAFNKVRNHFGMSRISQAAALAALQDEDWLAEVKTRVANCRDRIGAIALENGLTPLPSATNFVAIDCGQDGDFARKVLKSLVEQGIFVRMPFVAPQDRCIRISCGPAAEIAAFSAALPKALAAARSDQ from the coding sequence ATGACCCAGGACCCTCGCCTTACCCCGCTTGCCGCCGCCCTGCCTGCCACCGTCCCTTTCGTCGGACCAGAAGCGCAGGAAAGGCAACGAAATCAGACCTTTACCGCCCGGTTGGGCGCCAATGAAAACGGCTTCGGCCCGTCTCCCCACGCGCTCCGCGCCATGCAAGACGCCGCGCAGGATGCTTGGATGTATGCCGATCCCGAAAACCATGACCTGCGCCAAGCCCTTGCAAATGCTCATGGAATCGCCCCCGACCACATCGCCATCGACGCAGGCATCGACACCCTACTGGGCCTTTTGGTGCGCCTCACCATTCGCCCCGGCGACGCCGTTGTCACCTCTGCCGGTGCCTATCCGACCTTCAATTATCACGTCGCTGGGTTTGGTGGAAAACTGCACAGTGTGCCCTATGCCGGTGACTTCGAGGACACCGACCGCCTGATCGCCAAGGCCCGGGAAACACAGGCAAAACTGATCTACATCGCCAATCCCGACAACCCGATGGGCAGCCATCACAGTGCCGAAACCATGGCGCGGATGATCGCTGCCGTCCCGCAAGGCTGCCTGCTGATTCTTGATGAGGCCTACGTCGAACTGGCCCCCGACGGCACCTCCCCCGCCGTTGCACCCGATGACCCCCGCGTCATCCGATTACGCACCTTTTCAAAGGCTTACGGCCTCGCTGGCGCCCGCATCGGCTATGCGCTTGGGTCAAAACCCCTCATCATGGCCTTCAACAAAGTCCGCAATCACTTCGGCATGTCGCGCATCAGCCAAGCCGCTGCATTGGCCGCCCTGCAAGACGAAGACTGGCTGGCAGAGGTCAAAACGCGCGTCGCCAACTGCCGCGACAGGATCGGCGCGATTGCACTGGAAAACGGGCTGACACCACTGCCCTCGGCCACAAATTTCGTCGCCATTGACTGCGGCCAGGACGGGGATTTTGCCCGCAAGGTGCTGAAATCCCTTGTGGAACAGGGCATCTTTGTCCGCATGCCCTTCGTCGCTCCGCAAGATCGCTGCATCCGTATTAGCTGCGGCCCAGCCGCCGAAATCGCGGCCTTTTCCGCCGCATTGCCCAAAGCGCTGGCCGCGGCCCGATCAGATCAATGA
- a CDS encoding HD domain-containing protein — protein MDHVKFTAMKDGDKEDYDFLTAHEVAYTKGTADRLLTALVSLDESLSGYQITRLGHSLQAATRAERDGADIDWIVAALLHDIGDIFAPYNHDEYAATILRPFVREQVTWVVEKHGDFQLVYYGEHVGADPEKRQQYAGHPYFDDCAQFCERWDQNSFDPAYDHLPLSHFADRVRSVFARTAYDPAIIQPGVRVPLSSS, from the coding sequence ATGGACCACGTCAAATTCACCGCGATGAAAGACGGCGACAAGGAAGACTATGACTTCCTGACCGCGCACGAGGTCGCCTACACCAAAGGCACCGCCGACCGGCTATTGACCGCATTGGTCAGCCTTGACGAAAGCCTCTCCGGCTACCAGATCACCCGCCTCGGTCATTCGCTGCAAGCCGCCACCCGGGCAGAGCGTGACGGCGCGGATATCGACTGGATCGTGGCCGCCCTGCTGCACGACATCGGCGACATCTTCGCCCCCTATAATCACGACGAATACGCCGCCACGATCCTGCGGCCCTTCGTGCGTGAACAGGTCACTTGGGTGGTCGAAAAGCACGGTGATTTCCAATTGGTCTACTACGGCGAACACGTCGGCGCAGACCCCGAAAAACGCCAGCAATATGCCGGCCACCCCTATTTCGACGACTGCGCGCAATTCTGCGAACGCTGGGATCAGAATTCTTTCGACCCCGCCTATGACCACCTGCCCCTGTCGCACTTCGCTGACCGCGTCCGCTCCGTCTTTGCCCGCACAGCCTACGACCCTGCAATAATCCAACCCGGCGTGCGCGTCCCGCTTTCAAGCAGCTAA
- a CDS encoding xanthine dehydrogenase family protein molybdopterin-binding subunit — translation MEKFGRSQPVKRIEDLRFLTGQGRYVDDIAPESALVAYFLRSSQGHGDLTPPDLEEVRAMPGVVMAAAAADLAAAGVRMDIGGGVVTNRDGSKGAKPVRPILAQGRVRHVGEAVVMIVAESMAQAKDAAEAIWLEIDDRPAKVDVGPGGEVLHDEAPDNVAFDWGMGDAEGTAAAINDAAHVVRLRAPDNRIIPNSMEPRGCYAEPEGDRLHVSVNGQGVWGTKGPVAKALGIDAADLRVTNPDVGGGFGTKAFNYPETFAVAFAARTLGRPVRWMSERTEAMLTDNAGRDLTTEVVIGFDADLRITGYQLDTVANMGAYNSGFAQNIQTELFSKVLTGTYDIPKAYMAVRGVYTNTTPVDAYRGAGRPEAIFVLERAMDQAARQLGVDPLELRKRNFIRPDQFPYTTPTGVTYDVGEFSALLERAAEVADMPGFVARKADSAEAGRLRGIGLCYYIESILGDPSETTTVEFTPKGAKMFVGTQSNGQGHETVYAHFMSDQTGIPADQIEIVQGDSDLIATGGGTGGSRSVTVQNTATLATVEVIVAAFGAFLAEAEGVDASDVSFDDERFRIAGSNLTPSMLEVAEMARAAGRDDLMRHSARITLDGRSFPNGCHIAEVEVDPETGVTRVVRYAVVDDFGNLINPMLVEGQIHGGVAQGLGQALTEHVVFDEDAQLLTATFMDYGMPRADDIPMITFQTRGTPSVYNPMGMKGCGEAGTVGALAAVTNAALDALSEVGVTEVAMPFTPHRVWRWVQEAREDRVAS, via the coding sequence ATGGAAAAGTTTGGGCGCAGCCAACCTGTCAAACGCATCGAGGATCTGCGGTTTCTGACCGGTCAGGGGCGTTACGTGGACGACATTGCACCCGAGAGCGCGCTGGTGGCTTATTTCCTGCGGAGCAGTCAGGGGCATGGCGATCTGACCCCGCCTGATCTGGAGGAGGTGCGCGCCATGCCCGGCGTGGTGATGGCCGCAGCCGCCGCGGATTTGGCGGCGGCAGGTGTGCGGATGGACATTGGCGGAGGTGTGGTCACCAACCGCGATGGCAGCAAGGGGGCCAAGCCGGTGCGGCCGATTTTGGCGCAAGGTCGCGTGCGCCATGTGGGCGAAGCGGTGGTGATGATCGTGGCCGAAAGCATGGCGCAGGCCAAGGATGCCGCAGAGGCGATCTGGCTGGAGATCGACGACCGCCCGGCCAAGGTGGATGTGGGCCCCGGCGGCGAGGTGCTGCACGATGAGGCACCTGACAATGTGGCCTTTGACTGGGGCATGGGCGATGCGGAGGGCACGGCGGCTGCGATCAACGACGCGGCCCACGTGGTGCGCCTGCGCGCGCCTGACAACCGGATCATCCCCAACAGCATGGAGCCACGCGGCTGCTATGCCGAACCAGAGGGCGACCGCCTGCATGTTTCGGTCAACGGGCAGGGGGTCTGGGGCACCAAGGGGCCGGTCGCAAAGGCGCTGGGGATAGATGCTGCTGATCTGCGGGTCACCAACCCCGATGTGGGCGGCGGATTTGGCACCAAGGCTTTCAACTACCCCGAGACCTTTGCCGTGGCTTTTGCCGCACGCACCCTTGGCCGCCCGGTGCGCTGGATGTCGGAACGAACCGAAGCCATGCTGACCGACAATGCAGGGCGCGATCTGACCACGGAAGTGGTGATCGGGTTTGATGCGGATTTGCGGATTACCGGCTATCAGTTGGACACGGTTGCCAATATGGGGGCCTATAATTCGGGCTTTGCGCAGAACATCCAGACCGAGCTTTTTAGCAAGGTTTTGACCGGAACCTATGATATTCCAAAGGCTTACATGGCGGTGCGGGGGGTCTATACCAACACCACGCCGGTGGATGCCTACCGCGGTGCGGGCCGGCCAGAGGCGATTTTTGTGCTGGAACGGGCGATGGATCAGGCCGCGCGACAGTTGGGTGTTGATCCGCTGGAGCTGCGGAAGCGCAACTTTATCCGGCCCGATCAGTTTCCCTACACCACGCCCACGGGTGTGACCTATGACGTGGGCGAGTTCAGCGCGCTGCTGGAACGTGCCGCAGAGGTGGCGGATATGCCGGGCTTTGTCGCAAGGAAGGCTGACAGTGCCGAAGCGGGTCGGCTGCGGGGGATTGGTCTGTGTTACTATATCGAGAGCATCCTGGGCGATCCCAGCGAGACCACAACGGTGGAGTTCACGCCGAAGGGGGCCAAGATGTTCGTGGGCACCCAATCAAACGGGCAGGGGCATGAGACGGTTTATGCCCACTTCATGTCTGATCAGACCGGCATTCCGGCGGATCAGATTGAGATTGTGCAAGGCGACAGCGATCTGATTGCCACCGGCGGCGGCACCGGTGGGTCACGGTCCGTTACGGTGCAGAACACCGCCACGCTGGCCACGGTCGAGGTGATTGTGGCGGCCTTTGGTGCCTTTCTGGCCGAGGCTGAGGGGGTGGACGCGAGCGATGTCAGCTTTGATGATGAGCGGTTCCGCATCGCGGGGTCGAACCTGACGCCCAGCATGCTGGAGGTGGCCGAGATGGCCCGCGCGGCGGGGCGCGATGATCTGATGCGGCATTCCGCGCGGATCACGCTGGATGGGCGCAGTTTTCCAAACGGTTGCCATATCGCCGAGGTGGAGGTTGATCCTGAAACCGGGGTCACACGCGTGGTGCGCTATGCGGTGGTGGATGACTTTGGCAATCTGATCAATCCGATGCTGGTTGAGGGGCAAATTCACGGCGGGGTCGCACAGGGCCTGGGGCAGGCGCTGACTGAACATGTGGTTTTTGATGAAGATGCGCAGTTGTTGACCGCGACCTTCATGGATTACGGCATGCCGCGCGCTGATGACATACCGATGATCACCTTTCAGACGCGCGGTACGCCAAGTGTTTACAACCCGATGGGTATGAAGGGCTGTGGCGAGGCGGGCACGGTGGGCGCGCTGGCCGCTGTGACCAATGCGGCGCTGGATGCGCTGTCAGAAGTGGGTGTGACGGAGGTTGCGATGCCGTTTACGCCGCACCGGGTGTGGCGTTGGGTGCAAGAGGCCAGGGAAGACCGTGTCGCTTCGTGA
- a CDS encoding DUF2235 domain-containing protein, producing the protein MSLRDWVFGLVGRRPRQETGQPRDARGPAIHVIILDGTMSSLKPGYETHAGQTYKLLNEAGRGANLTVYYEAGIQWRDWRQTADVAAGRGINRQIRRAYGVLASRYRPGDKIILMGYSRGAYAVRSLAGVVDMVGLVRAECATERAVQTAYRHYEAGATSEAAAAFWKEHCHPEIEIEAVAVWDTVKSLGLVAPVVWRVSAARHAFHNHALGHVVRHGFHALGLDETRVAYRPVLWESDPNWDGHVEQVWFRGTHGDVGGQLNGFEAARPLANIPLVWMLDRLDACGLPLPAGWRSRFPCDVTAPSVSTWRGWGKIFVTRRKRVVGGDPSERLHESVADRVI; encoded by the coding sequence GTGTCGCTTCGTGACTGGGTTTTCGGGCTTGTCGGGCGCAGGCCGCGACAAGAGACCGGTCAGCCGCGTGATGCGCGTGGCCCTGCGATCCATGTGATCATTCTGGATGGGACGATGTCGTCCCTCAAGCCGGGGTATGAGACGCACGCAGGCCAGACCTACAAGCTGCTGAATGAGGCCGGGCGAGGGGCCAATCTGACAGTTTATTACGAGGCGGGCATTCAATGGCGCGACTGGCGGCAGACAGCGGATGTCGCGGCAGGGCGTGGAATCAACCGGCAGATCAGGCGCGCCTATGGGGTTCTGGCCAGCCGCTATCGGCCCGGCGACAAGATTATCCTGATGGGCTATTCCCGCGGGGCCTATGCGGTGCGGTCGCTGGCCGGGGTGGTGGATATGGTAGGGCTGGTGCGCGCGGAATGTGCCACCGAACGGGCCGTGCAGACCGCCTATCGTCACTACGAGGCGGGCGCGACATCAGAGGCGGCGGCAGCGTTCTGGAAAGAGCATTGCCACCCGGAGATCGAGATCGAGGCGGTGGCGGTCTGGGACACGGTCAAATCGCTGGGGCTGGTGGCCCCTGTGGTCTGGCGTGTCAGTGCCGCGCGCCATGCGTTTCACAATCACGCGCTGGGCCATGTGGTGCGCCACGGGTTTCATGCGCTGGGGCTGGACGAAACCCGCGTGGCCTACCGACCGGTGCTGTGGGAGAGCGACCCCAATTGGGATGGGCACGTGGAACAGGTTTGGTTTCGCGGCACCCATGGAGATGTGGGCGGGCAGTTGAACGGGTTTGAGGCGGCGCGTCCGCTGGCGAATATCCCGCTGGTCTGGATGCTGGACCGGCTGGACGCGTGTGGGCTGCCTTTGCCAGCCGGGTGGCGCAGCCGTTTCCCTTGTGATGTGACGGCCCCTTCGGTCAGCACATGGCGCGGCTGGGGCAAGATCTTTGTCACCCGGCGCAAGCGGGTTGTGGGGGGCGACCCCTCTGAACGGCTACATGAAAGTGTCGCGGACCGGGTGATCTGA
- a CDS encoding valine--tRNA ligase, whose translation MPMEKTFDAATREPQIYADWETSGAFKAGANARTDAATYCIMLPPPNVTGHLHVGHAFSQTLMDILIRWKRMQGFDTLWQPGLDHAGIATQLMVEKDLAAKGEPKRTEMGREKFLGKVWEWKQASGGVIEQQARRMGHSMDWERSAFTMSGADSAPAGEKPGNFHEAVLKVFVDMYDKGLIYRGKRLVNWDPHFETAISDLEVENTEVDGHMWHFKYPLAGGETYEYVEKDEDGNVTLRETRDYISIATTRPETMLGDGAVAVHKDDERYAPIVGKLCEIPVGPKAQRRLIPIITDPYPDMNFGSGAVKITGAHDFNDYEVAKRGGIPMYNLMDTKGAMRADGKPYAEEAATAQAIANGEQDFDEAMIAAMNLVPEAYRGLDRFEARAAVVADITAEGLAVMTRADDARLGRPGFTPAEGEDVPMVPLIEAKKIMQPFGDRSKVVIEPMLTDQWFVDTAKIVGPALDAVKSGEVKIMPESGEKVFYHWLENIEPWCISRQLWWGHQIPVWTAQVPTVNGEVGTWNVSVGAGISREKAKKFIDENRYDDEAMGGRLSQGGLLTMEFCAATVEEAQEKIADVWLARTGQRPSEFFEIEGDPGHWYLNYGWTPQSNSIPMWRDPDVLDTWFSSGLWPFGTLGWPEDTPELQKYFPGDVLITGQDILFFWVARMMMMSQAVEQKNPFHTVYLHQLVRDAKGQKMSKTTGNVIDPLDMIDQYGADALRMSNAAMAAIGGVLKISEDRIKGYRNFGTKLWNACRFAEMNGVFDADTMCIGSASDVHDLRTVNAWIVGETARTREVVDAALTEYRFNDAANALYAFVWGKVCDWYVELSKPLLLDGTPEEKKETQEVMAWVLDQCVILLHPIMPFVTEDLWGIMGKRDKPLVHTDWPTYSAADLVNQDADREMNWTISLIEGIRSARAQMNVPAGLKIPVIQTDSDAASDTALANNMAMIEKLARITGVAKGDTPKGSITVATTGATFALPLADIIDVDAEKTRLSKALEKVNKEATGLRGRLNNPKFVASAPEEVVTEAKHNLSLRDEEIAQLSTALEKLAEID comes from the coding sequence ATGCCGATGGAAAAGACATTCGACGCCGCCACGCGCGAGCCGCAGATTTACGCCGATTGGGAGACCTCCGGCGCATTCAAGGCCGGGGCCAACGCCCGCACCGATGCCGCGACCTATTGCATCATGCTGCCGCCCCCCAATGTCACCGGCCACCTGCACGTCGGCCACGCCTTTTCCCAAACCCTGATGGACATCCTGATCCGCTGGAAACGCATGCAGGGCTTTGACACCCTCTGGCAGCCCGGCCTCGACCACGCGGGCATCGCCACCCAGCTGATGGTGGAAAAGGACCTCGCCGCCAAAGGCGAACCCAAGCGCACCGAGATGGGCCGCGAGAAATTCCTCGGCAAGGTCTGGGAATGGAAGCAAGCCTCCGGCGGCGTTATCGAACAACAAGCCCGCCGCATGGGCCACTCCATGGACTGGGAACGCTCTGCCTTCACCATGTCCGGCGCCGACAGCGCGCCCGCAGGCGAAAAGCCCGGCAACTTCCACGAGGCCGTGCTCAAGGTCTTCGTCGACATGTATGACAAGGGCCTGATCTATCGCGGCAAACGCCTTGTGAACTGGGACCCGCACTTTGAAACCGCGATCTCCGACCTCGAGGTGGAAAACACCGAAGTCGACGGCCACATGTGGCACTTCAAATACCCGCTCGCCGGTGGCGAGACCTACGAATACGTCGAGAAAGATGAAGACGGCAACGTCACGCTGCGCGAAACGCGCGACTATATCTCCATCGCCACCACCCGGCCCGAAACCATGCTGGGCGACGGTGCCGTGGCCGTCCACAAGGATGACGAACGTTACGCCCCCATCGTCGGCAAGCTCTGCGAAATCCCCGTGGGTCCCAAAGCACAGCGCCGCCTGATCCCGATCATCACCGACCCCTACCCCGACATGAATTTCGGCTCCGGTGCGGTGAAAATCACTGGTGCGCATGACTTCAACGACTACGAAGTCGCCAAGCGCGGCGGCATCCCGATGTACAACCTGATGGACACGAAGGGTGCTATGCGCGCCGACGGCAAACCCTATGCGGAAGAGGCAGCAACGGCCCAAGCCATCGCCAACGGCGAACAGGACTTTGACGAGGCGATGATCGCCGCGATGAACCTCGTGCCTGAGGCCTACCGCGGGTTAGACCGGTTCGAAGCCCGCGCCGCGGTCGTCGCCGACATCACCGCCGAGGGGCTGGCCGTGATGACCCGCGCCGACGACGCCCGTCTGGGTAGGCCGGGGTTCACCCCGGCAGAAGGCGAAGACGTTCCCATGGTCCCGCTGATCGAAGCCAAAAAAATCATGCAACCCTTCGGCGACCGCTCCAAGGTGGTCATCGAACCGATGCTGACCGACCAATGGTTCGTCGACACCGCCAAAATCGTCGGCCCCGCTTTGGACGCCGTGAAATCCGGCGAGGTGAAGATCATGCCGGAAAGCGGCGAAAAGGTCTTCTACCACTGGCTGGAAAACATCGAACCCTGGTGCATCTCCCGCCAACTCTGGTGGGGCCACCAGATCCCGGTTTGGACCGCTCAGGTGCCCACAGTAAATGGTGAGGTTGGAACTTGGAATGTAAGTGTTGGCGCAGGAATCTCGCGAGAGAAAGCCAAGAAATTTATCGACGAAAACCGATATGACGACGAAGCAATGGGCGGTCGGTTATCACAAGGCGGCCTTCTAACAATGGAATTCTGTGCCGCAACTGTCGAAGAGGCGCAGGAAAAAATTGCAGACGTTTGGCTGGCACGAACAGGTCAGAGGCCTTCAGAATTTTTCGAAATCGAGGGTGACCCCGGTCATTGGTATCTGAACTACGGCTGGACGCCCCAATCAAATAGCATCCCTATGTGGCGCGACCCCGACGTCCTCGACACCTGGTTCTCCTCCGGCCTCTGGCCCTTCGGCACCCTCGGTTGGCCCGAAGACACGCCCGAACTGCAAAAATACTTCCCCGGCGACGTTCTCATCACCGGTCAGGACATCCTGTTCTTCTGGGTCGCCCGGATGATGATGATGTCCCAAGCCGTGGAGCAAAAGAACCCCTTCCACACCGTCTACCTGCACCAACTGGTCCGCGACGCGAAGGGCCAGAAGATGTCCAAGACCACCGGCAACGTCATCGACCCGCTCGACATGATCGACCAATACGGCGCCGACGCCCTGCGCATGTCCAATGCGGCGATGGCCGCGATCGGTGGTGTATTGAAAATTTCAGAAGACCGGATCAAGGGCTACCGCAACTTCGGCACGAAGCTCTGGAACGCCTGTCGCTTTGCCGAAATGAACGGCGTTTTTGATGCGGACACGATGTGCATAGGTTCTGCATCAGATGTGCATGACCTCCGAACTGTTAACGCCTGGATCGTGGGCGAAACCGCCCGCACACGTGAAGTCGTGGACGCCGCCCTCACCGAATACCGCTTCAACGACGCCGCCAACGCGCTTTATGCCTTTGTCTGGGGCAAGGTCTGTGACTGGTACGTGGAACTGTCCAAACCGCTGCTGCTCGACGGCACACCGGAAGAAAAGAAGGAAACGCAAGAGGTTATGGCATGGGTCCTCGACCAATGCGTGATCCTGCTTCACCCGATCATGCCGTTTGTGACCGAAGACCTCTGGGGCATCATGGGCAAGCGCGACAAGCCATTGGTCCACACCGACTGGCCCACCTACTCTGCCGCTGATCTGGTTAACCAAGATGCCGACCGCGAAATGAACTGGACGATCTCCCTGATCGAAGGCATCCGCTCCGCCCGCGCCCAGATGAACGTGCCTGCGGGGCTGAAAATCCCTGTCATTCAGACAGATAGCGATGCAGCGTCGGACACGGCCCTTGCCAACAATATGGCAATGATCGAAAAACTCGCCCGCATCACCGGCGTCGCCAAGGGCGACACCCCCAAAGGGTCGATCACAGTTGCGACAACGGGGGCCACCTTTGCCCTGCCGCTGGCCGATATCATCGACGTGGACGCGGAAAAGACACGCCTGTCCAAAGCCTTGGAAAAAGTTAACAAAGAGGCAACAGGCCTGCGCGGCCGCCTGAACAACCCCAAATTCGTGGCCTCCGCCCCCGAAGAGGTCGTTACCGAAGCCAAACACAATCTTTCGCTACGGGACGAAGAAATCGCGCAATTATCCACCGCGCTCGAAAAACTGGCTGAAATCGACTAA
- a CDS encoding PaaI family thioesterase — MIFAKSPSELPDNDKILSMSGFDFMCGIRDGTLPHPPIARLLNYRVDTVSEGKVIFRGTPQFDHVNPTGTVHGGWYGTLLDSCMACAVMTTVPQGSVYTTLEYKVNLTRTIPLGTEVLAIGTIDHAGRSTGVASGQIVDAQTGKLYATGSTTCIIMQIG, encoded by the coding sequence ATGATCTTCGCCAAATCCCCGTCAGAGCTTCCGGACAACGACAAGATCCTGTCAATGTCGGGCTTCGATTTCATGTGCGGGATACGTGACGGCACCCTGCCCCACCCGCCGATTGCGCGCCTGCTGAACTATCGTGTTGATACGGTTTCCGAGGGCAAGGTCATATTTCGCGGCACCCCGCAATTCGATCATGTGAACCCCACCGGCACCGTGCATGGCGGCTGGTACGGCACCCTGCTTGACAGCTGCATGGCCTGCGCGGTGATGACAACTGTGCCACAAGGGTCGGTCTACACAACGCTGGAATACAAGGTGAACCTGACCCGCACGATCCCGCTCGGGACCGAGGTGCTGGCGATTGGCACCATTGACCACGCAGGCCGCTCAACCGGGGTGGCATCGGGCCAGATTGTGGATGCACAAACCGGCAAACTTTATGCCACCGGCTCAACCACCTGCATCATTATGCAGATCGGCTGA